A window of the Schistocerca nitens isolate TAMUIC-IGC-003100 chromosome 5, iqSchNite1.1, whole genome shotgun sequence genome harbors these coding sequences:
- the LOC126260295 gene encoding jerky protein homolog-like: MSEKRKRVVLGLNQKLEIIKRLRKGETAASVALIYGIVRTTVNDIKRDADKIEQHVLLSSDESTSVKQFWRSYSIKDVIFNVASAWSDLSVSNLKNGWNKLWPQPRGKESEEPECVTVDEIVNLCNNLQISTNLTSEEVSEWLECDKVDGGFQILSDDEIVASISATKEEEEEEEEGADEDECSNHEEKHTISYSEAKTMLSKCTEWFESQEEGNATQALLLRKIRNIATVKAQTSKRQKKLTDYFEAR, from the exons atgtctgaaaaacgtaaacgtgttgttttaggacttaatcaaaaacttgaaattataaaacgcttaagaaagggcgaaactgcggcaagtgtagcgctgatttatggtattgtaagaacaacagttaacgatataaaacgtgatgctgataaaatagaacaacatgt ttTGCTCTCATCTGATGAATCAACATCTGTAAAACAATTTTGGAGGTCTTACAGTATTAAAGATGTCATTTTCAATGTTGCCAGTGCATGGAGTGATTTGTCAGTGTCAAATCTCAAGAACGGCTGGAATAAACTTTGGCCTCAACCTAGAGGTAAAGAATCGGAGGAACCTGAGTGTGTGACAGTTGACGAGATAgtcaatttgtgcaataatttacaaatcagcacaaatttgacgtcagaagaagtatcagagtggttagagtgtgacaaagtggatgggggttttcaaattttgagtgatgacgaaattgttgccagcataagtgccaccaaagaagaagaagaagaagaagaagaaggggctgaTGAAGACGAGTGTTCAAACCATGAAGAAAAACACACTATTAGCTATTCAGAGGCCAAAACAATGCTGTCCAAGTGTACAGAATggtttgaaagtcaagaagaaggtaatgcaacgcaggcactactgctccgaaaaatacgaaatattgccaCGGTTAAAGCTCAaacatcaaaaaggcagaagaaattgactgactatttcgaagctagataa